A portion of the Trichomycterus rosablanca isolate fTriRos1 chromosome 17, fTriRos1.hap1, whole genome shotgun sequence genome contains these proteins:
- the glrx2 gene encoding glutaredoxin 2 has protein sequence MGNFTSTGAGALSSQVYTKFVQDVVSHNCIVIFSKTTCPYCKMAKDVFNEIGATYKVIELDKHNEGRQLQEVLAQISGARTVPRVFINGECIGGGSDTQQLHRQGKLLPLIQKCSPCCMSDSADGSGSGQHFSSQS, from the exons ATGGGAAACTTCACTTCCACTGGTGCTGGAGCATTGTCAAGCCAGGTCTACACAAAATTTGTACAG GATGTTGTGTCCCATAACTGCATCGTTATATTCTCCAAAACGACATGCCCTTATTGCAAGATGGCCAAGGATGTTTTTAATGAGATAGGAGCCACCTATAAAGTGATTGAACTGGATAAACATAACGAAGGGCGACAGCTTCAGGAGGTCCTAGCACAAATATCTGGTGCCAGAACG GTTCCAAGAGTCTTTATCAACGGTGAGTGCATTGGAGGAGGCTCAGATACACAGCAACTTCACAGACAAGGAAAACTTCTGCCACTAATTCAAAAGTGCAGCCCATGCTGCATGAGTGACTCTGCAGATGGATCAGGGAGTGGGCAGCATTTTTCCAGTCAGTCTTGA